A segment of the Ignavibacteriota bacterium genome:
GTTCATGATCGATGCTCAGCATGCGCAACGTGCCCGGCTCCATCACCTGCACCGCGGGGAAAATGGACGTGTCTTCATGCACGCCGTGTTCGTCGAGCAGGTCGAGGCACAATAGCACACGCGCGATGATGGCGGTCTCTTCGTCGCTGCGCGAGAAGTCCGTCCGCTGCATGTCGGCCGCCAGCTCGTAGAGCATGAGGCGCAGTCCCTTGTGGATGTGTGTGAAGAGGTCGGGTCGTTGTATCTGGTGCATGATTCACCTGTTCGTGGCTGAAGGAAACGCGCGCGGCCACGTGAGCTGTTCCGCGCCGGCAGGCATACCGTCGACCGCATGTGTCAGGCGGACGTGTTTCCTGTATAAATGTGGAGTCGAGCGACAGTCCCGGATAAAGTATATCCGTTTTATGCTTTCTGCAAGAGTGTTCCGAAAAAAATGTCGTGCAAAAATACGGGACATCACGCACGCGCGCGGATACACGACGAGCCGTCCTACTGCCGCAGGAGCAGCCCCTGCGGGGGAATTCGGGCTGTCTATCGCTTCGCCACGACCAGTTGGCGCTGCACGCCGTTGAAGGCGGTGAACACACCAAGGCCGTTCACAATGTTGGTGGCGGGTTCGTTCAAATCACGCGAATTCTGCTCGCGCGAAAGATACAGGGCCGCGTATTCGGTGTTGATGCGGTACACCGTGACGGTGTGTCGCCCGTAATGGCTGAGATTCAAAATGCTGAGCGTGTACGCCGATCCCCCGATGGGAGGAGTGATGAAACGGCCGCGGGCTTGGCGCAGCGGATCGCTGCCCAGCACGATCGCCTCGGGATCGGTCTCGATATTGGCCGCGGTCACGTACCACAGCGCGCCCTCCGCCTGCGTCCATGTGACACGTGTGCGCGCGGAATCGGAACGCAGATATGTCATCGATGCCGACGCGGGTATCCATAGCGTGTCGGGAGCCAGCGTCACACCCGCGGGCGCGTCGGGCACAACCGTGCTCGACGTGATGTGCCGCGTGCCCCAGACGATGTCGAGATCAAAATGGTCGCCCGCAGCCACCACGGGATCCGCACCTGCGGACGCGTACATGCCGTTGCCCGTGGAAATCAGCGGATAGGATTGTCCGTTTTTTATCAGCGTCACACGCGCGTCGTCGACGGGCGGCGCGATGCTGTCGCTGCTGCCAAGCGGCAGCGTGGTGGAAAGTCGGATGTCGCGCACGTTCTCGCCGGCGTACAGATAGGCCTGCACGACAAGACTCGGCGATTCGGCGGCGACCGGCGACTCTTCATCGCAGGCCGACAAGGCCGCAAGCAGCAGCACCATGCCGAGTACGGGGAGGCGGCGCAGCGTGCTCTTCACAGTGTATGAGGCGGACCGGAACAAAACAGGATGGGACGTGTTCATGGCGGTCCTCAGAAATGCAGTGCAAGATTGACCGAGGGCGTGAAGCCGAGCAGCGCCACATCGGTGATCGTGATGGGGGTGGTCGTGAGATTGTATTCGCGGTACGAGATGTTTTTCCTGTTGTACACGTTGAACACACTCACGCCGAAATCCGCGCGCAGCAGCGCCAGTTCGAACGAGCGTGTCACGCTCAGGTCCAACTGATGATAGGCCGGAAGCCGCGACGCGTTTTTCCCACTCACATGAATGTAGCCGAGCTGCTGGCCGTTCAGCATCTCGAGAAAGTACTGGCTCTCGGGCACGGTGACGGCATTGCCGGAACTGTAGACCCAACTGGCGGAGAAGGTCCACCCCGACACATTCCATGTGAGCACCGACTTCACGTTGTGAAGATGGTCGTGCGAGGCGGGGAACGGAGTGCCGCCGTTCAGCGAGGGGAACGTGTGTTCGACACGCGCAAGTGTGTAGCCGATCCATCCGGACAGCGCGCCGCGTGTTTTCTGCGCGAGCACTTCGAGTCCGCGCGCCGTACCCGTGCCGAAGAAAAAGAAATTGGCGAAGTCGGCCTGCGCGCGGAAGCGGCGCGAGTACTCGGTCAGATTCTCGAGGTGTTTTTCATAGGCCTCGACGCTGAACGTGTATTCGTCGGCCGTGTACGCCACACCGAGGATGCGGTGTTCGGCGGCGCCGGGCGGTATGTCGGCATCGGCGGTGAGCCAGAATTCGCGGCTGCCCTCGAGCACGTTTTCGTTGGTGACACGGTTGACGAACTGGTGATACAGACCCCACGCGCCGCGCAGGGAGAAACCCCTGCCGAGCGCATACTGCAGCGACAGTCGCGGCTCGATGTACACGCGGTCCGTGCCCTCGTACCAGGTGCCGCGCAGGCCGATGGTGCTTTCAAGCGCGCCCAGTTTCCATGTGTCCTGCACATACAGCGCAAACATCCAGGATGATCCCCCGCGGCGCAGCAGATCGGCGCTGTCGGAGGCGCTCGCCACATAGTCCGCCGCGAAGCGGCTGCTGGTGAAGCCACCGTCGAGGCGGTGATCACCCTCCGTCTGCCACTTCACGTCGCCGCGCATGGTGAAGTCGCGCACGGAATTGTCCTCCTGTGTTGCGAGCAGCAGGCCGCGCCGCATGCCGGTGCTGTCGGACGGCGCAAAGAGCAGGTTCGTGTTTGTGCCGCGATTGTAGTTGCTCGTGAACTCCGAGGCCGCGATGCTCATGAGACTCGACACACGTTCCGACCACTGCCGGTTCCACATCCCGCTGAGTCCGGTGTTTGCCCAGCGTGTGTAATCGGTGATCGACAGACTCGCCTGGCCCTCGAGTTCGCGCACATTAAACACCGAGCCGGTGAACACCTGCGACTTGTCGAGATCGTCCTTCCCGCTGTAAAAACTCAGGCTCACCGCATCACGCGATGTGGGGCGCACGGTGAGTTTTGCGTTGATGTCGTAGAAGTAAAACGAGGGGATGAAACTGCCTGTCATTGCGGGACGACCGCTGCCCGGACCTCCGCCACCCGAAGGACGGACGCCGCTGCCGACGCGGCCGCCGGTCTCGTCGCCCGTCACAAAATTGTAGAGATCCTCGTAGAGCCCGCTACGGATGAAGTCGGTGAACGAGCGGCGTCCAGCCACTAGATAGGTCGCGTCTCCAAGAAAGGGCAGCGGTCCCTCGAGCACGGCGTTGGCGCTGAGCAGGTTGAGTCCGACACCCAGATTTGTGGCGGCGGAACTACCCGTTTTGCCGGTCATCGAGATGACACTCGACAGGCGTCCCCCGTATTCGGCGGTGTATCCTCCGGTGAAGGCCTGAATGTCCTTGATCGCGTCGGGATTAAATGCGCTGAAGAAACCGAAGAAGTGATCGACATGATACATGGTCATGCCGTCGAAGAGGATGAGGTTCTGATCCGGCGTGCCGCCGCGCACATGTAATTCCGAAGATCCGCTGCTCCCCGCGTTGATGCCCGGCAGAAGCTGCAGCGCGCGGAACACATCGGTCTGGCCGATGGCGGGAAGCACGCCCAGGGCGCGCGGAGACAGGGTCACGTGACTGAGTGTGGTCGCGGTCTCGAGCATCAGCGGCGATGCCGTGACGGTGACACCGCGCAGGGCGATCGACACGGGCAGCAGCGGAATTTCGAGCCGCGGCACGGCGTCGGTCATGTCGACGCGTACGTCGCGCGGTCCGTATCCGACGTACGTTGCAACCAGGGTACACGAATCACCCGTCACGCCGGGCAGGAAAAAATGTCCCTCGCTGTTGCTGCTCGTGCCCTGGTCGCGGCCCGCGACACGCACGTTTGCAAAGGGGAGGCGTTCACCGCTCTCGGCGTCGATCACAATGCCGCGTATATCGGTTGCGCGTTCCTGGGCGTGTGCGGGAATAAAAAGGACAAGGAGGAGAACGAGGCCGGCGCACGCGGCCGCGATGTGCCGGCGGACCGGTTGCAGCGGAGGTGAGATCATGTGGGGGGCTGGCGGGATGATGCGGTGAGAAACATGCCGGGACAGAACGGCTCAGGTATGATGATCCAAGTGAGACACAGGGTTCAGAAAAAGGATTATTCCCGCCGAAATTCCCGTGACGGATCCGCGACGTTTAGCGCACAATAACCGGGCGCGACACCACATGCGCTCCGCGCGTGAGAACGCAGCGATACACGCCGGCGGACACTCCGCCTCCGTCCCACACGAAGGAATACTCCCCAGGCGCGATGGTGGCGTCAAACAGGAGCGCGGCGCGTCGTCCGAGCGCATCAAACATTTCCACACGCATCGGACCCGCGGTGCGCGCCTCGACGGTCACTGTTGCCGATCCCGCGACGGGATGCGGATAGATCGCGCCGAGCCGGAGGCCGTCCACGGCCGCATCCATCTCGTTCTGCACCGATGTGAATTCGGGCTTCCGTGTCACGTAGTACATCAGGTAGCTGCCGTTGCGCAGCACGATG
Coding sequences within it:
- a CDS encoding TonB-dependent receptor codes for the protein MISPPLQPVRRHIAAACAGLVLLLVLFIPAHAQERATDIRGIVIDAESGERLPFANVRVAGRDQGTSSNSEGHFFLPGVTGDSCTLVATYVGYGPRDVRVDMTDAVPRLEIPLLPVSIALRGVTVTASPLMLETATTLSHVTLSPRALGVLPAIGQTDVFRALQLLPGINAGSSGSSELHVRGGTPDQNLILFDGMTMYHVDHFFGFFSAFNPDAIKDIQAFTGGYTAEYGGRLSSVISMTGKTGSSAATNLGVGLNLLSANAVLEGPLPFLGDATYLVAGRRSFTDFIRSGLYEDLYNFVTGDETGGRVGSGVRPSGGGGPGSGRPAMTGSFIPSFYFYDINAKLTVRPTSRDAVSLSFYSGKDDLDKSQVFTGSVFNVRELEGQASLSITDYTRWANTGLSGMWNRQWSERVSSLMSIAASEFTSNYNRGTNTNLLFAPSDSTGMRRGLLLATQEDNSVRDFTMRGDVKWQTEGDHRLDGGFTSSRFAADYVASASDSADLLRRGGSSWMFALYVQDTWKLGALESTIGLRGTWYEGTDRVYIEPRLSLQYALGRGFSLRGAWGLYHQFVNRVTNENVLEGSREFWLTADADIPPGAAEHRILGVAYTADEYTFSVEAYEKHLENLTEYSRRFRAQADFANFFFFGTGTARGLEVLAQKTRGALSGWIGYTLARVEHTFPSLNGGTPFPASHDHLHNVKSVLTWNVSGWTFSASWVYSSGNAVTVPESQYFLEMLNGQQLGYIHVSGKNASRLPAYHQLDLSVTRSFELALLRADFGVSVFNVYNRKNISYREYNLTTTPITITDVALLGFTPSVNLALHF
- a CDS encoding DUF4249 family protein, encoding MNTSHPVLFRSASYTVKSTLRRLPVLGMVLLLAALSACDEESPVAAESPSLVVQAYLYAGENVRDIRLSTTLPLGSSDSIAPPVDDARVTLIKNGQSYPLISTGNGMYASAGADPVVAAGDHFDLDIVWGTRHITSSTVVPDAPAGVTLAPDTLWIPASASMTYLRSDSARTRVTWTQAEGALWYVTAANIETDPEAIVLGSDPLRQARGRFITPPIGGSAYTLSILNLSHYGRHTVTVYRINTEYAALYLSREQNSRDLNEPATNIVNGLGVFTAFNGVQRQLVVAKR